AGAGAGATTTGACAGCTATTCTGAAAAGCAGATTAGAATGTATATTGACAGAGCTCAGACCTACATGAGTATTAATAAATCAGAATTTGTCACAAAACTTAATATGGATATGGATCTGGCATTCAAACTTTACTATTTTGCCAGCGTAAAAACTCTTGAAGACCTGAAAAACTGTAAACCAGCTGAAGTAATTGAGAAAATCTGCATCTCCAAAAAAGAAGCAGAAGAAATAGCAAAGAGCAAATCTATTAGCCGTAAAGAAGTTTACAAAGATTTATGTGGATATTCAGAATTAGAAGAAGATATTGAAAAATTCAAGAAAAAAGCAGACTGCATTTGCTATTTTGCCCGCATAAAAACTCTTGAAGATCTGAAAAAACGTGATCCAGCTGAAACGTTTGAGAAAATCTACACCTGTAAAGAAGAAGCTGAAGAACTGGCAAATAGAATGAATATTGATGTCAAAGAACTTTACAAAGCTTCGTGTGAATGTCCAGAAAACACAGCAGTAAACAAGATTGGGCTCCAAAATAAGGGAGAAAATCACTCAGATACAGAAAAATAAAATAAGAAGAATAAGGAAAATAAAATAAAAAGAATAAGAAAAAACTAAGGTTCAGAGCAGGTTTAGTAACCTCTAGTGAACCTTATATAACTAGTAATGTGCTGCCGTTTAAGTCCTGAACATTATTGCATGATATTTATATTCATAATACATTGACTGCACATAGCGCATCTCAAAACCATGCTTATTTGCGATTTCCTGAAGTTTATAAGGGTTATGGGAAAAACCGTAAATGTTTCTTGGGCGATTTTTTAAAGTTGCAGATATTGAATACCAGAGGTCGCACCATATCCTGTATAGAGCTTTCAAGACTCCTGCTTTCGGTGCAAATAACCCTAATTTCCATAATGGATATAATCGGGGATCCAGTACGTCAAAAAAGACTATTTTACCATCGGGATTGAGATATTTTGACGCATTGGCAATAAAGGCATCAATCTCTTGAAATGTTAAGTACTGGATTACTCCGGCTGCAGTTATCCGATCAAAGGGGAATTGCAGATGATCCCAGAGAGTTTCATGGTTTGCAAGGATCAGGTCGATGTTATTGCATCCCTTTTCCTTGATCCTTTTATCTGCTTCTCTGAGCATGGATGGAGAAAAATCAACTCCTACAAGTTTTTCATACTTAGGAGCATAATATGTTAGGAGTTCTGCGGAGCCACATCCAAAGTCGAGAAGGGTTTTGCCTCCATCAAGGTGAAATAATTTTTCCCTGGCTTCCAGGGCAAGAAACTCTTCAGTTGAATACCTGTGCCCTCCGTGTGTCTTATCCTTGAAAAAGTCTTCCCAGATATTTATCGGCTTTACATGAACTTTTTTCATCCTCTCCGTGCTTTCTACTTCCATACCCCTTCTTCCTGTATTTTTTTCTTAAAATTAAATTTTAGGAATATCATTAGTCAATTATATTAGTTGTAATAAAATGACCAGCAAGCTCCGAATTGTTTAATTCAAACCGTAAAATAGTGTGTTCTGCTTTTTCGGGAAGATCTGAGAGCCTTTCTGCTTAAGACCAGTACACTATTTTCTTTACCCACCCTAAATACTTCTAATTAATAATATAATATATATTTAATCTTTGGAAAAATAATGTCACTGTAAAATTCTTAAATCAAAAATAAACCCCTGAGTCTTCAGCCGAGAGGATAAGAGTTTATTTCCTCACATTCTCCGATTAAAGATTCGCCAGTTAAAGACTGAATTTCTTATCTTTATCTAATGTTCTTAAAAAAAGCAGCAAAAACGCTAAAATAGACTAAGTTTGCAGAAAAAGGCTTAAGGTAAGAAACTGACGGAAATATATAAAGCCCCCGCAACAGTTCCCCCGGTTCACCTAAACTCAGAACGGAGTTAGAGGTGAGGCATCGGTGCTATTATAATATTCCAGTTAGAATTTTTGCTTGTTTTTTAATTTCTGGTAGCAAATGAAGGCTGGAAAAATTATTCCAGCATCCATTTCCACACAGGTTTGACCAGAATTATTTTCTTTCCGCTCTTGCTTTCAACTTTTACGATTTCCTCATCATCCATTGTAAGAATAAGCCCTTCCTCAAGGCCGTATTCTTCAAGCGCCTCTGTAAGTCCCTGAATTTCTCTTTCCCTGACTGCTGGGCTTCCGAAACAAACCGAAATCTGAATCGCATCTGAGACTTCCTGGCTGTCCTTTTCCTTAATAATGAAATCACATTCTTTCCTGTTCTGGAAATAAAATACCTGTTTTTCCCTTCTCAGCAGTTCAAGGAATACAAGGTTTTCAAATCTCAGCCCGAGGCTGTCAGGATAATCGGGATATACTGCTTTGAAAAAGCCTGTATCTCCTATGTAAACTTTACAGGGAGTTTCTTCAATACCGACATCTTCCTGAATAACATTAATTTTTGGGACCCTGTACACTAAAAAAATATCTTCCAGATAATCAAGATAGCTGTTTATGATCTCCTCATTCTCAATTTCACTCACTTTTTTTAAGGTATCGAGGGAGTATTCCGAAGCCATGTTTGAGATCAGGAATATGGCGAGCTCTCTTAGCTTCTGGATATCATATCCAGCTACAGCCCCCTGTTGCAGACCTTCTTCAAAGTAGTTCCGGCAAAAACTTATGTCACCATTTTTTACTACATCCGGAAAACCACCATTTTCAAAGTATTGCAGGAACATGCACAATAGTTCATCGCATCTGGAGGGCGTTAAAAAGCCTGGCTCCGGTATTCCTTTACCTTTAATCCGCAGGAATTCTTTAAAAGAGAATGGGAAAAGCCTTAGAACTTTTCCTCTTCCTTCAAACCTTGAGGAGAATTCATTTATTGATTTTAGTTTAGATGAAGTCAGGAAGACTCCTGCTCCCTGTGTGTGCAGCCTGTCAACCCAGTTTTCCCATTCAGGGAGATTATGGATCTCATCAAGGAAGTAGAAAACCCGGGCTGTGCTATCTTCAGTTTCCCTTTTACAAAGCTCTGCTGCAGTTTTCTCAATAGCCTGCAAGCCCTCTGGTCCGATCTGCTGCATCCGACTGTCTTCAAAGTCGATATAGAGTTTTGCTCCATCCACAGAGCCTGCAACCTGACTCAGGAAAGAAGTTTTACCTGCGTGAGAAGGACCTGAGATGAGCTTGATTTCACTGCTTTCCACAGTACAGCGGGGGGAAATGCCACGGGGAACTAATTCTGGTGAATTTTGAAAGAATGTCTGGTGACTGAGTATCAGGGGAAGAAGTTCTAGTTCTTGCATGTTACCAGAATAGTTTTTGAAATGGAAATATATAATTTTTCTGGCATGAATAAATGTCTTCGCCCAATAATAACCCCTGGCATATAAGCTGGGAAAATTGACAAAAGCCGGAAGTGTCTTGCAGCCCCGTGAACCGAGAATTTCCATTTATGGAGAGGGCTTGCTATAAACACTTGTCTGAGTCTGGTGTTAATACAATGGGGCTAAAATAAATTAATAGAAACATATAAATAAAGGAGTCAATATGTTCCCTTTATAAAGTAAAAGTCGAATCAACAGGCAGAAGTCAGCCGACAGGTAAGGGTCAGGTCATTTCCTTGAGACTCTGTTAAAACTTTATTCCTTTTTCGATTCATAAATCGTTTTTGTTTTCCCACAGCGTGTACATACAAAATACTTTTCTTTTACATTCGAGGCGTAAATATTCAAGCCGCCGCTTCTCTTCCATTTATGCAGCCCTATAAAGCATAGGATGTTTTTCCTTTGAGATTTTCCGGAAATCTGGTACGGAGCTCTATACCCCAAGAATTCCACTCCTGCCTGCTCTTCTGGAGTTAAAGGTAATTGGTTTTGAATAAGATGACATATCTCATCGGGTTTTATATCATAATTGTTCTGTTACTTTTATAATCTTATTGTGAGTTTTAAAAATGAGATCTTTATAGGGCTGGATTTTTATAGAGTGTTTTTTCTATTTAACAGGTTTAAAAAGAAAGAACTTTTAAAAATATTAATATTTATATAAAGAATTATATTTTTTAAAATAAAGGATTAATTTTATTAGAAAAACTGTTCTGAAGAACATGGAATAATTAACCATATGAAAAAAATAGAGTCATAATAATTAACCACATGAAAAAAATAGAGTCATCAATTCAAGCACGATATTAACTTGATCTCTGTCATGTGCTTGAATTGATGACTGTCGATATTCTTTCACATATAATGCTTCCTGCGTTCGGCGATGGCGGCTGTCTTTCAGACTTGTCAGGTATTCTTAGCAGCAGCTCTTTCGGAATTTGAAGCGGCGGAATTTGAACTTATTACAGAAGTCAAATCCGCGTCCACAGCCCCAGCCGCCGCCAA
The Methanosarcina thermophila TM-1 genome window above contains:
- a CDS encoding class I SAM-dependent methyltransferase; this encodes MEVESTERMKKVHVKPINIWEDFFKDKTHGGHRYSTEEFLALEAREKLFHLDGGKTLLDFGCGSAELLTYYAPKYEKLVGVDFSPSMLREADKRIKEKGCNNIDLILANHETLWDHLQFPFDRITAAGVIQYLTFQEIDAFIANASKYLNPDGKIVFFDVLDPRLYPLWKLGLFAPKAGVLKALYRIWCDLWYSISATLKNRPRNIYGFSHNPYKLQEIANKHGFEMRYVQSMYYEYKYHAIMFRT
- a CDS encoding ATP-binding protein — translated: MQELELLPLILSHQTFFQNSPELVPRGISPRCTVESSEIKLISGPSHAGKTSFLSQVAGSVDGAKLYIDFEDSRMQQIGPEGLQAIEKTAAELCKRETEDSTARVFYFLDEIHNLPEWENWVDRLHTQGAGVFLTSSKLKSINEFSSRFEGRGKVLRLFPFSFKEFLRIKGKGIPEPGFLTPSRCDELLCMFLQYFENGGFPDVVKNGDISFCRNYFEEGLQQGAVAGYDIQKLRELAIFLISNMASEYSLDTLKKVSEIENEEIINSYLDYLEDIFLVYRVPKINVIQEDVGIEETPCKVYIGDTGFFKAVYPDYPDSLGLRFENLVFLELLRREKQVFYFQNRKECDFIIKEKDSQEVSDAIQISVCFGSPAVREREIQGLTEALEEYGLEEGLILTMDDEEIVKVESKSGKKIILVKPVWKWMLE